From Zea mays cultivar B73 chromosome 3, Zm-B73-REFERENCE-NAM-5.0, whole genome shotgun sequence:
ATTGATTGCATCTAGCCCAACAAAAGGCTGGAGTGGTCGCAGTTTGAGTCTGCTGGATCCGTAAGTCCTTATCAAATTATCATTGTTAGTTGAACTGTTGAGCTCTTGATGTTCTGTTGCAAAGTAAGATCTCAAATTTGGTCTTTAGGAACACAAACTTTTACGATTTGATTATTAAAAGTTACTACAGAGATTACTAGAGCTGCTTTATGGTTTCCGCTTTGGTACATATAACACAACGATATTTACAGGAAAAATGTTTGTGAAACCTTGATTTTTGCATGCATGATGAGCTTTCAATTCAACATGGTCTCCTGTTATAGTGAAGTATCCAAATTTCCTTATCAACACATGTCTAAGTATAAGCGATTTAATTTATTTGCAATATACTGAGAAGTATAGTTAGATCTGATACTTACTGTAAGAGAGTTTATTTGTTGTCGAATGGACCTCTATTGTGTTTTTTTCCTAGTTGCTGTTAAACATGTTATCAATTTTTGTTATACAACCAATCCATATTCTTCCTTTTCTTTATAAACTGACACATTGACTGTTTGTCCTTCACCTTTCCCTTTTGCTCCTGGCAGAACCTATGCAAGCAAGTACATCCCTATAATTGCTAGTGTGAGCGAACACCAACCACCAACCTGGCCTTCTTATTTtatggatatcaatgtgcttgcctTTTTAGTTCCTGCTGGGATCGTAGTAAGTATTTCATTTCTTTAGATGAACAAGCAGTTTAGCTAGTTAGTTTTACCATGTTTTTGACTTTTGAGTGATTGTCATTAACTCAATTTTCAGTCATGCTTCTTACCATTATCTGATGCAAGCTCATTTTTGGTCCTGTACTTGGTAACCTCAGTGTATTTCTCTGGAGTAATGGTAAAACCCTTTAGCATGGAACATTATCATACTGCAGTACAATGCTGGTTGCTGGTCTTTTTATTAATCTGTATGTTATTGCAATGATAGGTCCGACTTATGCTGGTCCTTGCTCCTGCTGCATGCATTTTGTCTGGGATTGCTCTGTCTGAAGCTTTTGGTGTCCTTACAAGATCAATGAAATTTCAGCGTCCAACACTGGATGATGGCTCTTTTACAGTAAGACTGCTTTCTTTGGGCCTTTTTTCCTATTTGTTCCATTGGATTATCCACTCACATGATATTTTATGAAATTCAAGGCCGGGGATGGGAGTTCTGATACTCCTACGAACTCTGAAATGGGTTTGAAGGAAAAAACATCCAAGAAAAATCGGAAGAAAGACAAAGAGTCAGAGGGAAGTTCACCTGTTGATCATAGAACCGAAGAAAAGCTTTTAGTACTGCCTTGTGGGCCATCTGCTGTGGGCATAATGCTGCTGACCATACTTTCTGGTTTTTACGTGGTAAGGGAGCTGTTCTTTCTGAAAACTACATTCCCGTTAGATTACATCAACATTGCTAGTAAATGATGTCATTTTTGCAGATCCATTGTGTGTGGGCTGCTGCAGAAGCATATTCAGCACCTTCAATTGTGCTAACATCTCGTTCACATGATGGGTTTCATGTTTTTGATGATTTCCGCGAAGCTTATGGATGGCTGCGCCATAACACAGATGCAGATGACAAGGTATAACTTTGTTCTTATAATTACACTATCTGTGTTATTTCTGACAGCAATATGATATTTATTTTGGTAGGTTGCATCTTGGTGGGACTATGGTTATCAGACAACTGCAATGGCAAACAGAACTGTTATTGTGGACAATAATACATGGAATAACACGCACATTGCAACAGTTGGGACTGCAATGGCATCTCCAGAAAAAGTAGCATGGGAGATCTTCAATTCTTTAGATGTCAAATATGTGCTTGTTATCTTTGGAGGTTATTACATTTTTGGCTTCTAGAAGCAAACAATTACCTTAATCAAGTGCTGTCATTCACCTAAAACTGATGATTCTTTTTCAGGGCTTATTGGCTACCCAAGTGATGATATTAATAAGTTCCTCTGGATGGTTCGAATCGGAGGTGGTGTATTCCCTCAAATAAAGGAAGCAGATTACCTTGTAAGTTGTGGACTTACCTCTTGGAATTCCTTGCCAATCAAAAGGAATGTGATCTGCATTTATTAATTAAGGGAGAGTTCTGGACAATACTACTGTCCTTCAATGAGTGACATTTTGGTTTTGTCTTAAGTAAAAGCATTTTATGTTTGACCAAGTTTATATAGAAGGTTATCAATATTTATAGCACCAAATAGATTTACTATGAAAATATATTTCATGATGAATCTAATGATTTTATGACTGGCGTCATGGTGCCAGGGCCAGCGTGGCTGAATGTCAAGCCACTGTGGCGGGTGCTGCACAAGGCTTCGGTTTCTTGAGATTAGTTGTTGGCTTTTGTTAGGGGATTTGGTTGTTGCATCTTAGGTCAAGTCTGTTAGGCTTTGGGGTACAAGTACGTGGAGTATTCATTTGAAAAGAATTAAGCAAGGCTGCAGTGCCTTCCATCTCCGTCCCTTGCTCGCAAGCACGGCTCCACCACATGATCGGGGGTTCAAGCTTGACCACCGATCACCAACTGCTACCTCCTGCGCTATCTGCTATACCCCGGCTCCTATCAAATGATATTTATTTGGCATACATTTTAGTCAAATTTAGGTTGCTTGATTTAGGACAAAACCAAAATGACACTCTTGCGGGCCACAGGTACTATCTTCTAGTTGCTACTTTTTTTTTTGATCTGTGCACCTGTTGCTTGTGGGTGGGTGGGTTAGAGCATCTCCTAGAGTACCCAATAATTTCTTCCCCAAACCATTGAGTTTTCCAAGCTGCCAAAAAGTATTGGGAGGATCAAAGAAGGGTTTCTCGAATAGTTTCCAAAAACCACTCCTGGAAAATAAAAAAATTTGACTCATGGGGAACTTTCTTGGCGATGCGTGGATTTTTTTTTTGTGGGAGATTGCGCGTGCATCCAGGCTGTGGCCATGATTTTTTCCAATCTTGCGAAAAATTCTAGATGGGGGTATTTTGGGAACTCTTGGAGATGCTCATCCTGATTCCTGATATGAAAAGGCTCTCAAATAATTGGTGTTTTGTTTTGTGTATCTCATTTCTTAGAAGGATGGCAACTACCGTGTTGATGCTCATAGTACCCCAACCATGTTGAATTCCCTCATGTACAAGCTTTGCTATTACAGGTCTGTGACACATTGAAGTATTATAATACTGTGCTCAATTGGCACATTTGTGAATGAAGTGTAACCTTGTTTTTCAATGTTCGCAGATTCGTCGAAACTGATGGTAAGGGCTTTGATAGAGTGAGAAGATATGAAATAGGGAAGAAACATTTTAAACTTACGCATTTTGAGGAGGTGGAGTGcttttattctttttttttcttccaaTTTGGATGTGAAAAGTCCCCTATTGCTTGAATAATGCATTCCTTGTGTTTCCATGCTGCTGGATACAGGTTTTCACAACTCACCATTGGCTGGTTCGGATTTACAAACTGAAACCTCAGAAGAACAGAGTCAGAGGGAAACTGAAATTTAAATCTGTGAGTCAGACAACAAAATTTTCTTCGATATAAGCTTATTGAAACATCTGCATCTTAAATATGTTTTTTACCTCACTTCTTTACCAGAGTTTAAAAGCAAGTTTTATGCGTAAAACTGGTGGAAAGAAGAGCCCATGGAAATAGAGACTACAAAGGCAGGGTGCTGGAGTCACTAGTCAGCACAGTTACTATCCTGAGAAAACCATGAATTCATCAAAAGGAGTTAGATTAAAAGCATAGCATTGGTGTGTTCTTTGTTATTGTCATGGAGCAGATTATAGGGGTGCTTCATGTTTTTTTTGGCATTTGATCTCCTTAATGGCATTATAGGGGTCTGATGAAATTTGTGGTAGGTTCTCGAGTGAGGTTTTATCCCCATTTTAAACAAAATGGACTTTGTTTATAGGAACCTGACTGAGCGCCTGGCCGTTTGGAAACATCTTTAAAGGTTGTTTGGTTTGAAGAAATGGTGGCCTATCTTTTCTTTTAGGCTACCTTTTGGAAGGAAGGATTTTTTCCCCTATTTCCTGCATTTTTTCTGTAAAAATGAAATGATTGTGAAATGTCAAATACGATTCTGTGGAAGTTCTGCTTTCCAAGAGCCTTACCGCAGGTGCGAAGCAGGATCTAAAATTAGGGGACTGTTAGAAGTATTTTTTGCACTATTTACATGAGAATTAGTTAAAAAACTAATATATTCTATAGATTTAGGGGAGCATTAAGGGGATATTGCCCCCATGCCTTACCGTCTGTGCTTGATTTCGTGAAATGGAATTAATGGCTACAGCGACATGAACAGTGTGTCGATCTCTTGTCAACGGTATAATCGCTTTAGGGGTGTAGATGTATTTTTACCAAAAAATGGTAAAACCAGGGCTAAAATTGTACTCGCTCGGTTTTTTTATTTATcacgttttagttcaaaaataaactaacggacgataaatattcgagaaTAAAGATAATATCATATACTTCCTCTATTTATAAATATATGATATCGTTGACTTTTTTtaaaaactttgaccactcgtcttatttaaaaaaataatgagttatcattttttgtgatttttttatcacttaaggtagtttgtatttgacttaaaattttatcacttttgaataaatattttgattaagatgagtggtcaaagttttttAAAAAAGTCAACGATGTCTTATATGTAAAAGATATATGTAAAAGGAGGTATCAGTCCATGCATTCGCGATATAGACTGTATCCTCTTCAATTTACTTTAGCTTTGCCGGTCCAAGAATTATATCGGAATAAATATTGTACTCTTATTTTGCTACAAGCATATTTGCCCTTAGTGGGCGCTTGGTGCTGCTCCGGAGCTTCTCTTGCTGCGCTATAACACTGTTACAGTGAAGGAGTTTTAGACCGTGATTCGAGCATGCATATGACCACGCAAAATAATGTTTTGTATTCCCTCcgtttcaaaatattagtcatttTAGCTCTTAGTTTTGATACCTATATTCAAATGAATAATAATGaatttagacatatatatatataaaacaaaTACATTAATCATTGTATGAAATTAACTAAAAAGgtaaaacaaattttattttggaacggagggagtactataGACTCCACTATACACGTAGTGAAGTTCCAAATAGAAAGTGTGATAGGAAAGATGTTGGAGGCAATCTTAGGTATGTTCCACAACGTGGAGTGAAACCTAAAAATATTAGGTCCACTAAGAAGCAACGGTGAAGCCTAAAAAATATTAGGCCCACCAAGAAGAAACAAGCACTGTTGCTTAAACGATTCTATCTACAACtaagggtggtaatggatcacaatTCAAATGTTTCTTCACGATTCGTTTGAGCCCTTGATTAATTTTAGTTAAAAACGAATAGAAATAAAGCTCGATCCTAATATGACcagatccttaaattttataatgTAAACTTTAGAGGTCCCTAGCTACAGCACTGTTATAGTAAAGGGGGTATTGGGCCATTCACGATGTGGGGTGAAGCCTAAAAGCTATTAGCCCCACCAAGGAGAAACATACACtttgggtgtgtttggttgcctgCATCTGCGCGTGCTTGCATCACAGGATGCGGGTAGCTGCTGTTTGGTTGCTGTGAGCCAGGCTATGCGCGTGCGAGCTCTGTGTTTGGTTGCCTGCATGTAGATTTAGATCCAGGCTCGCACGATCCTTAAAGCATCCTGGGCCAGGCTCACCAGATACGAGCAGATTGGTCGCATCTCCAGAGCCAGGCTCCAGTGATCCTGGCTCATACAGCCAGGTTGGCGAGAGaaaccaaccaaacagaccctttgtGAAGGCATTCTTCATATAACATTCAATCCATTTTTATTTTGCATTGTACATACTATCCAACTAAGTTTGCTTGCTTACCTTTTTCCTCAAGAGGTCAAACTTCTGCTTCAATATATCAAAATTTTCTTTGAATCCTTCCTGTAAGGAAAATAGACCCCGAGCCATTTGGttcaatagattttggtgtttgatgatcaacataacccgcagactaattgaaagggaaatagagtcaaaccttttccatatgaattttggtggttgaattgcccaacacaaattattggactaactagtttgctctagattatgagttctacaggtgccaaaggttcacaacaaaccaatacaagtcaaaagaaagggttcaaacaaagtgaaagtgagagcacctagaggggggggggggtgaataggtgatcctgtgaaacttaaacttatagccacaaaaacttgttaagtgttagcacaataatcgccaagtggctagagatgagtctcaacaaaacacaataccacaaaagatcaacacagagaagacacagtggtttatcccgtggttcggccaagtacaaaacttgcctactccacgttgtggcgtcccaacggacgagagttgcactcaactcctctcaagtgatccaatgatcaacttgaataccacagtgttatgcttttcctttcaatatcccgtttgcgaggaatctccacaacttggagtctctcgcccttacacttgagattcacaaagaaatacggagtaaggaagggaagcaacctacacaaatccacagcaaaatgcgcacacacacggccaagaatcgagctcaaaagactatctcaaagttctcactagaacggagctcgaatcactgcaaatgacaaacgaatgcgcaaagactgagtgtggatgatcaagaatgctctaaggttgcttggtgttctcctccatgcgcctaggggtcccttttatagccccaaggcagctaggagccgttgagagcaaatctggaaggccaatcttgccttctgtcgtcgggtgcaccggacagtccggtgcacaccggacactgtccggtgcccgatttctttccttaactggcgctgtcgaccgttggccgccagagagccgttggcgcaccggacatgtccggtgcacaccggacagtccggtgcccccttccgaccgttggctcggccacgtgtcgcgagcggattccgcggccgaccgttggcctggccgaccgttggctcaccggacagtccggtgcacaccggacagtccggtgaattttagccgtacgccttcggcgaattcccgagagcggccacttcacgccgagtcagcctggcgcaccggacactatccggtgcaccaccggacactgtctggtgcaccaccggacagtccggtgctccagaccgaacagccttttggctgtacacagccaacttttctctgactcgatttctcctgtttcaagcacttagacacaatacattagtcttcaaaacaatgtactaaggcttagaaacatacctttactcttgatttgcactatgtccatccatgggtatagattcacatttaagcacttgtgttggcactcaatcaccaaaatacttagaaatggcccaagggcacatttccctttcaatctccccctttttggtgatttatgccaacacaacataaagcaactagaacaagtgcaatatcacttcaaataaaactcaaatttattttgattcaattttggcatatatggatcatcctttgccaccacttggtttgtttttgcaaatcaaactcaaatctctatctctaagtcaaacacacatgttgaagcataaagagagtcattccaaaagaaagatttcaaaaactccccctttttcccataatcaacacttctccccacaagaggccaacttttgacaaaagagacaacaaaaaagatttgacaaaccaaaagctctattctactgttttcaaaatctctcaagtggtagctgatccatttatcactttggcctttattttctccccctttggcatcaagcaccaaaacgggatcaatcttggccctttaacctcattgcctcaccaaattcttcaattaagagcaaaataggcaataagagtttaaagatgaacttggaaaagttactcttttcatcggagtgcagtggaagtcttgcatggtccaagtccaccttttccctttcaatccttctttaagactaaagcatcaaactcaagcacagggttagtctcaaagggtcaagttgtaacacatctccccctaaacatgtgcatcactttgcaacggacttgtgagatccagggagtgtttgtacaacttgagcaccattattaagcaacaaaatgcataaggaatatgatcaaaggcataaacacatgtatgctacaaatcaatccaagttccgcgaatctaagacatttagctcactacgcaacctgcaaaaggtcttctcatctagaggcttggtaaagatatcggctagctggttctcggtgctaacatgaaacacttcgatatctcccttttgctggtggtctctcaaaaagtgatgccggatgtctatgtgctttgtgcggctgtgctcaacaggattttccgccatgcggatagcactctcattgtcacataggagtgggactttgctcagattgtagccaaagtcccggagggtttgcctcatccaaagtagttgcgcgcaacactgtcctgcggcaacatactcggcctcagcggtggatagggcaacggaagtttgtttcttagagttccacgacaccagggaccttcctaagaattggcacgtccccgatgtactcttcctatcgaccttacatccagcatagtcggaatctgagtatccaaccaagtcaaaggtagacccctttggataccagagcccgaagcaaggcgtagcaaccaaatatctaagaattcgctttaccgccactaagtgacactccttaggatcggattgaaaactagcacacatgcatacgctaagcataatatccggtctactagcacataaataaagtaaagaccctatcattgaccggtatgctttttgatcaacggacttacctcctttgttgaggtcggtgtgtccgtcggtccccatcggagtctttgcgggcttggcgtccttcatcccaaaccgctttagcagatcttgcgtgtacttcgtttgggagatgaaggtgccgtccttgagttgcttcacttggaacccaaggaagtagttcaactcgcccatcatcgacatctcgaatttctgcgtcatcaccctgctgaactcttcacaagacttttggttagtagaaccaaatattatgtcatcgacataaatttggcacacaaaaagatcaccattgcaagtcttagtaaaaagagttggatcggctttcccaactttgaaagcattagcaattaagaagtctctaaggcattcataccatgctcttggggcttgcttaagtccatagagcgccttagagagcttacacacgtggtcggggtaccgttcatcctcgaagccagggggttgctccacgtacacctcctccttgatcggcccgttgaggaaagcgctcttcacatccatttggtacaacctgaaagaatggtgagcggcatatgctagcaagatgcgaattgactctagcctagccacaggagcaaacgtctcctcaaagtccaaacctgcgacttgggcataaccttttgccacaagtctagccttgttccttgtcaccaccccgtgctcgtcttgtttgttgcggaacacccacttggttcccacaacattttgcttgggacgaggcaccagtgtccaaacttcattgcgcttgaaattgttgagctcctcctgcatggccaccacctagtccggatctagcaaggcctcctctaccctaaagggctcaatagaagagacaaaggagtaatgctcacaaaaattaactaatcgagatcgagtagttactcccttactaatgtcacccaaaatttggtcgacgggatgatccctttgaatcaccgctcgaacttgggttggaggagccggttgcgcttcttcctccatcacgtgatcatcttgtgctcccccttgatcacacgcctccttttgatgaacctgttcatcgtcttgagttgggggatgcaccgttgttgaggaaggttgatctcgttcatcttgttcctgtggccgcacttctccaattgccatggttcgtatagtggccggcggaacatcttcttcatctacatcatcacaatcaacaacttgcactcttggagagccattagtctcatcaaatacaacgtcgctagagacttcaaccaaacccgatgatttgttgaagactctatacgcctttgtatttgagtcataacctaacaaaaacccttctacagctttgggagcaaacttagaatttctacccttcttcactagaatgtagcacttgctcccaaatacacgaaagtaagatacattgggtttgttaccggttagtagctcatacgaagtcttcttgaggaggcgatgaaggtagaccctgttgatggcgtggcaagccgtgttcacggcttccgaccaaaagcactcgggggtcttgaattctccaagcatagtcctcgccatatctatgagcgtcctgttcttcctctctaccacaccattttgctgaggtgtgtagggagcggagaactcgtgcttgatcccttcctcctcaaggaactcctccacttgaaggttcttgaactcggacccgttgtcgctccttatcttcttcaccttgagctcaaactcattttgagctctcctgaggaagcgcttgagggtcccttgggtttcagacttatcctgcaaaaagaacacccaagtgaagcgggaaaagtcatcaacaataactagaccatacttactccctcctatgctcagataggtgacaggtccgaaaaggtccatatgcagcagctccaggggtcttgaagtggtcatcacattcttgctgtgatgcgctcctcccacttgtttacctgcttgacaagctgcacaaggtctatctttttcgaattgcacgttagtcaaacctatcacgtgttctccctttagaagcttgtgaaggttcttcatccccacatgtgctaagcggcgatgccacaaccagcccatgctagtcttagctattaagcatgcatctagaccgacctcttcttttgcaaaatcaactaaataaagtttgccgtctaatacacccttaaaagctagtgaaccatcacttcttctaaagacagacacatctacatttgtaaatagacagttatatcccatattgcataattgactaaccgatagcaaattatatccaagagactctactaaaaacacattagagatagagtgttcATTAGAAAttgtaattttacctaacccttttaccttgccttgattcccatcaccgaatataattgaatcttgggaatccttgttcttgacgtaggaggtgaacatcttcttctcccccgtcatatggtttgtgcatccgctgtcgataatccagcttgaacccacggatgcataaacctgcaaggcaaatttaggcttgggacttaggtacccaactcttgttgggtcctactaggttagtcacaatttctttagggacccaaatgcaagttttatcacccttgcattttgcccctaactttctagcaattacctttctatcctttctacaaattgcaaaggaagcattcaaagcatgatatattgtagaaggctcattaactttcctaggaatattaacaacatctcttctaggcatattatgaacaacattccttctaccaacatttctatcatgcacatatgaagaactagaagcaaacatagcatgagaaaaatcatcgtaagcattataactcctataagcatttctagtttgtctcctatcatgatacaaaaaggcatggttctttttagcactagtagccataggggccttccctttctccttagcgggaatgggagccttatggcttgttaagttcttggcttccctcttgaagccaagtccatccttaattgaggggtgtctaccgatcgtgtaggcatcccttgcaaattttagtttatcaaattcattcttgctagtcttaagttgggcattaagactagccaattccttagttaatttggaaattgaaactaaatgatcactacaagcatcaacatcgaaatctttacacctagtgcaaatctcaacatgttctacacaagaattagacttactagctacttctagtttagcatttaagtcatcattaacactctttaaagtagcaatggtttcatgacaagaagataattcactagagagcatttcattcctcttaatttctagagcaagagatttctgagcttctacaaatttatcatgttcttcatacaacaaatcctcttgcttttctaaaagtatattcctatcattcaaggcatcaatcaattcattaattttgtctaccttggttctatctaatcccttgaataagcatgagtaatctatctcatcatcgtcactagactcatcctcacttgaagaagcataagtactagtattatgagtgcttactttcttctcccttgccatgaggcaagtgtgacgctcgttggggaagagggatgacttgttgaaggcggtggcggcgagtccttcattgtcggagtcggatgaagagcagtccgaatcccactccttgcccagatgagcctcgccctttgccttcttatagttcttctttttctccctcttgttcccttgatcctgatcactatcattgtcgggacagttagcaataaaatgaccaagcttaccgcatttgaagcatgagcgcttccccttggctttggtcttgcttggctgtcccttgcgacctttaaggaccgtcttgaatcttttgatgatgagagccatctcttcatcattaagtccgaccgcctcaaactgtgccaccttgctaggtagcgcctccttgcttcgtgttgctttgagagcaaggggttgcggctcgttgatcggaccattcaaggcgtcgtccacgtaccttgcctccttaatcatcattcgcccactaacgaatttcccaagaacttcttcgggcgacatcttggtgtacctgggattttcacgtatattgttcaccaaatgaggatcaagaacggtaaatgaccttagcattaggcggacgacgtcgtggtccgtccatcgtgtgctcccgtagctccttattttgttgataagggtcttcagccggttgtatgtttgcgtcggctcctccccccttatcatcgcgaaccgtccaagttcgccttccaccaactccattttggtgagcaaggtgacgtcgtttccctcatgagagatcttgagggtgt
This genomic window contains:
- the LOC100279881 gene encoding dolichyl-diphosphooligosaccharide--protein glycosyltransferase subunit STT3A-like isoform X2 translates to MPEPQSSVASSGSVDRLRNAFGGVLCIFTLLLIGVLAFSIRLFSVIKYESVIHEFDPYFNYRVTQFLSKNGIYEFWNWFDDRTWYPLGRVIGGTVYPGLTLTAGTIWWLLNSLNIPLSVETVCVFTAPVFSVNASWATYLLTKETKGPGAGLMAATILAMVPSYISRSVAGSYDNEAVAIFALIFTFYLYVKVCSWGGYTFIINLIPMHVLLCIVTGRYSSRLYIAYAPLVVLGTLLAASVPVVGFNAVMTSEHFASFLVFIILHVVALVYYIKGLLTPRLFKVAMTFVITVGLAVCFAAAAILIALIASSPTKGWSGRSLSLLDPTYASKYIPIIASVSEHQPPTWPSYFMDINVLAFLVPAGIVSCFLPLSDASSFLVLYLVTSVYFSGVMVRLMLVLAPAACILSGIALSEAFGVLTRSMKFQRPTLDDGSFTAGDGSSDTPTNSEMGLKEKTSKKNRKKDKESEGSSPVDHRTEEKLLVLPCGPSAVGIMLLTILSGFYVIHCVWAAAEAYSAPSIVLTSRSHDGFHVFDDFREAYGWLRHNTDADDKVASWWDYGYQTTAMANRTVIVDNNTWNNTHIATVGTAMASPEKVAWEIFNSLDVKYVLVIFGGLIGYPSDDINKFLWMVRIGGGVFPQIKEADYLKDGNYRVDAHSTPTMLNSLMYKLCYYRFVETDGKGFDRVRRYEIGKKHFKLTHFEEVFTTHHWLVRIYKLKPQKNRVRGKLKFKSSLKASFMRKTGGKKSPWK
- the LOC100279881 gene encoding dolichyl-diphosphooligosaccharide--protein glycosyltransferase subunit STT3A-like isoform X1, producing the protein MPEPQSSVASSGSVDRLRNAFGGVLCIFTLLLIGVLAFSIRLFSVIKYESVIHEFDPYFNYRVTQFLSKNGIYEFWNWFDDRTWYPLGRVIGGTVYPGLTLTAGTIWWLLNSLNIPLSVETVCVFTAPVFSVNASWATYLLTKETKGPGAGLMAATILAMVPSYISRSVAGSYDNEAVAIFALIFTFYLYVKTLNTGSLFYAALNSLSYFYMVCSWGGYTFIINLIPMHVLLCIVTGRYSSRLYIAYAPLVVLGTLLAASVPVVGFNAVMTSEHFASFLVFIILHVVALVYYIKGLLTPRLFKVAMTFVITVGLAVCFAAAAILIALIASSPTKGWSGRSLSLLDPTYASKYIPIIASVSEHQPPTWPSYFMDINVLAFLVPAGIVSCFLPLSDASSFLVLYLVTSVYFSGVMVRLMLVLAPAACILSGIALSEAFGVLTRSMKFQRPTLDDGSFTAGDGSSDTPTNSEMGLKEKTSKKNRKKDKESEGSSPVDHRTEEKLLVLPCGPSAVGIMLLTILSGFYVIHCVWAAAEAYSAPSIVLTSRSHDGFHVFDDFREAYGWLRHNTDADDKVASWWDYGYQTTAMANRTVIVDNNTWNNTHIATVGTAMASPEKVAWEIFNSLDVKYVLVIFGGLIGYPSDDINKFLWMVRIGGGVFPQIKEADYLKDGNYRVDAHSTPTMLNSLMYKLCYYRFVETDGKGFDRVRRYEIGKKHFKLTHFEEVFTTHHWLVRIYKLKPQKNRVRGKLKFKSSLKASFMRKTGGKKSPWK
- the LOC100279881 gene encoding Dolichyl-diphosphooligosaccharide--protein glycosyltransferase subunit STT3A-like, with product MPEPQSSVASSGSVDRLRNAFGGVLCIFTLLLIGVLAFSIRLFSVIKYESVIHEFDPYFNYRVTQFLSKNGIYEFWNWFDDRTWYPLGRVIGGTVYPGLTLTAGTIWWLLNSLNIPLSVETVCVFTAPVFSVNASWATYLLTKETKGPGAGLMAATILAMVCSWGGYTFIINLIPMHVLLCIVTGRYSSRLYIAYAPLVVLGTLLAASVPVVGFNAVMTSEHFASFLVFIILHVVALVYYIKGLLTPRLFKVAMTFVITVGLAVCFAAAAILIALIASSPTKGWSGRSLSLLDPTYASKYIPIIASVSEHQPPTWPSYFMDINVLAFLVPAGIVSCFLPLSDASSFLVLYLVTSVYFSGVMVRLMLVLAPAACILSGIALSEAFGVLTRSMKFQRPTLDDGSFTAGDGSSDTPTNSEMGLKEKTSKKNRKKDKESEGSSPVDHRTEEKLLVLPCGPSAVGIMLLTILSGFYVIHCVWAAAEAYSAPSIVLTSRSHDGFHVFDDFREAYGWLRHNTDADDKVASWWDYGYQTTAMANRTVIVDNNTWNNTHIATVGTAMASPEKVAWEIFNSLDVKYVLVIFGGLIGYPSDDINKFLWMVRIGGGVFPQIKEADYLKDGNYRVDAHSTPTMLNSLMYKLCYYRFVETDGKGFDRVRRYEIGKKHFKLTHFEEVFTTHHWLVRIYKLKPQKNRVRGKLKFKSSLKASFMRKTGGKKSPWK